The Kordia sp. SMS9 DNA window GAAGCTTTGGCTAAAAAGTTGGGATACTCAAAAGTTTCAGAGGAAAAACGCGATGTAGCTTTGAAAATTCGCGATTATGTAATTGGTGGTGGATTTATGTTTGCTATGTGTAGCGCAACCGACAGTTTTGATATTGCCTTAGCGGCAGAAGGTGTTGATATTTGCGAACCGATGTTTGATGGCGATGTGTCAGATCGGAATTATCAAAGTAAAATTGATTTTAACAAAACGTTTGCATTTACAAACTTTGAATTAGAGCGCAGTTCCACAAAATATGAATTTTCTTCGATAGATATGACTTCTAAAAGACGCATTGTTAAAGACGCCGATTACTTTACGTTAATGGATTTTTCAGCAAAATGGGATCCAATTCCAACAATGTTATGTCAAAATCATACGGCTTTAGTGAAAGGTTTTATGGGACAAACCACCAGTTTTGATCGTTCACAAATAAAACCTTCTGTGTTGATTTTAGGCGAAAACAGAACCAATGGTGAAGGTCGTTATATTCATGGAATTAAAGGAAAAGGATTTTTTACCTTTTATGGCGGACACGATCCGGAAGATTATCAGCATAGAGTAGGAGATCCCAAAACGGAACTCGAATTGCATCCAAATTCGCCTGGTTACCGATTAATTTTAAACAATATTTTGTTTCCAGCGGCTAAAAAGAAGAAGCAAAAAACCTAACTATGTCTTTACAAATTCATAAAAAAATAGCAAAAAACGAAGAATGATCGCAACAATGACGACGGCTGAAGAAGCTGTTAAAGTAATTAAGTCTGGAGATAGAGTTTTTATTCATACAGCCGCCGCTACACCTGAAGTTTTAGTGCAGGCAATGACCAACCGACATCAAGAGTTAAAAAATGTAGAAATCATTTCTGCACATACCGAAGGAGCCGTACCATATGCAGATGATAGGTATGCAGATAGTTTTCAAATCAACTGTTTTTTTGTCGGAAATAATATTCGTCCGCATGTTCAGAGAGGTCGTGCACATTATATTCCTGTATTTTTAAGTGAAATTCCAGCATTATTTAGAAGAGGACAAATGCCTATTGATGTAGCTTTGGTCACTGTGTCAAAACCAAATGCAAAAGGATTTTGTTCTTTAGGTTGTTCGGTTGATATTTCAAATGCTGCTATTGATACTGCTAAGTATGTGATTGCGCAGATAAATCCAAATATGCCGTTTGTTCACGGAAATGGAATCATACATTTAAATCAAATTCATGCGTGTGTAGCGGTAGATACGCCGTTGTATGAAATGAAGGTAAAGCCAATTACTGAAATAGAAGATAAGATAGGACGAAATATTGCAGGTTTGGTAGAAGACGGTGCTACTTTACAAATGGGAATTGGTGGAATACCTAATGCTGCCTTGGCAAATTTGACCACTCATAAAAACTTAGGAATACATACCGAAATGTGTTCTGACGGAATCATTGATTTGGTAGAAAAAGGAGTTATCAATGGAAGTCAAAAAGTAACTGAACCAGGAAAAATTGTATCAGGATTTGCTTTTGGAACGCGAAAAATTTATGATTTTATAGATCATAATCCTATGGTAAACATGATGGATGTTGGGTATGTAAATGATACGAGAACCATTAGGCAGAATCCGAAAGTTACGGCAATTAATAGTGCCATTGAAATCGATTTATACGGTCAAGTATGTGCTGATTCTATTGGAACCAAACACTATTCTGGCGTTGGTGGACAAATGGATTTTATCCGTGGAGCAACACTTTCAAAAGGAGGAAAAGCAATTTTGGCATTACCTTCCCGAACGCATAAAGGAATTCCTCGGATTGTTCCAAACTTAAAACTAGGCGCATCTGTAGTTACAACAAGAGCACATGTGCAATATATTGTAACAGAGTATGGCATTGCGTCGATGTATGCAAAAAATTTGAAAGAACGCGCTAAAGAAATGATGAAAATCGCGCATCCAGAGGATCGTGAGTTTTTGAGTAAAAAAGCGTTTGAAAATTATAATATACGTATTTGAGTTATAGACTTCATAAAGTTGGGAGAGTTTACGCAGCTAGGCTAATTACTACTCATCAACAAATACAAAATTTCATTGATAGATTTCGCGTTGATTGGTTTTGTGATGTAATAATTCACGCCAGCTTCTTCCGCTTTTTGTCTAGATTCAGGAAATACATCTGCGGAGCAGGCAACAATAGGAACGTCTTTTTTGTTTGTGTCCAACGCGCGAATGGCAGCAGTAGCTTCCAATCCGTCTAATACAGGCATTTGGATGTCCATCAAAATTAAATCAAAATCGTGCATTTTTACGACTTCTACAGCTTCTTGTCCGTTTTCAACAACAGTTGTTTCGGCATCCCATTTTTTCAGTAATTGTTTAATGAATAGTTGATTCAGTTTGTTGTCTTCTGCTACTAAAATACGTTTGTGACGTAGATTGTGATTGATGTTTTGTATGCCTTGTAATTCTGCATCACTCAAGTCACTTACTTTATAATTAAGGTCGAATTGAAAAGTAGTTCCTGTGTTGGGTTCACTTTTTACAGTTAAATTTCCACCTAGAAGCGACACCAATTCTTTGGTAATGCTCAATCCCAAACCTGTACCTTCTGGTTTTTCCTTGTCGTACTGCATCTGGTAGAAACTTTCAAAAATATAGTCAATATTCTCTTTGGGAATTCCATACCCAGAATCTTCAATGGTAAAATACAGTTGAAAAGTATCATCTTCTAAAAGTTTTCCTGTGATTTTAACGCAGACAAATCCTTTTTGTGTAAACTTAATCGCATTTCCAATTAAATTGTTTAAAATTTGACTCAATCGATATTGATCGCCCACAATATATTTTGGCACTGAATTGGTCATATTCATGGAAAAATCGAGTCCTTTTTCTTCTGCTTTTATGTTGAATCCTTTTTGTAGATTGGAGATAAGTTCCGTAAAGTTAAAATCAACCTTCTGTACATTCAGTTTTCCTGCTTCAATCTTAGAAAAATCTAAAATATCATTGACAATCATCAGTAAGTTTTCAGTAGAAA harbors:
- a CDS encoding asparagine synthetase B — translated: MKLKLKNIITLTLVLLFSVSSYASYILIPMDAESQKDHLKAYGITYWSLEKKIKVKWLLNYRGGSFLLPAIDAVEKECKIRGVSYEILSDAKTNAMLEEIASPSKNQEAVILEKAPKVAVYSPKGNVPWDDAVTMVLTYAEIPYDVVYDEEVLADELIKYDWLHLHHEDFTGQYGKFYGIYRSAPWYIREKKEAEALAKKLGYSKVSEEKRDVALKIRDYVIGGGFMFAMCSATDSFDIALAAEGVDICEPMFDGDVSDRNYQSKIDFNKTFAFTNFELERSSTKYEFSSIDMTSKRRIVKDADYFTLMDFSAKWDPIPTMLCQNHTALVKGFMGQTTSFDRSQIKPSVLILGENRTNGEGRYIHGIKGKGFFTFYGGHDPEDYQHRVGDPKTELELHPNSPGYRLILNNILFPAAKKKKQKT
- a CDS encoding acetyl-CoA hydrolase/transferase family protein gives rise to the protein MIATMTTAEEAVKVIKSGDRVFIHTAAATPEVLVQAMTNRHQELKNVEIISAHTEGAVPYADDRYADSFQINCFFVGNNIRPHVQRGRAHYIPVFLSEIPALFRRGQMPIDVALVTVSKPNAKGFCSLGCSVDISNAAIDTAKYVIAQINPNMPFVHGNGIIHLNQIHACVAVDTPLYEMKVKPITEIEDKIGRNIAGLVEDGATLQMGIGGIPNAALANLTTHKNLGIHTEMCSDGIIDLVEKGVINGSQKVTEPGKIVSGFAFGTRKIYDFIDHNPMVNMMDVGYVNDTRTIRQNPKVTAINSAIEIDLYGQVCADSIGTKHYSGVGGQMDFIRGATLSKGGKAILALPSRTHKGIPRIVPNLKLGASVVTTRAHVQYIVTEYGIASMYAKNLKERAKEMMKIAHPEDREFLSKKAFENYNIRI